The DNA window ggaagatgatcggagctggtacaatgtctggatgcctcgtgatgggtgtgaaagagaaaagcagtgtagagggttaacatatctgctgttcataaaaatgtgcaagtctgatgtaatggtgcataattttatgggatgtattatgtgtacgcctgactaaagagatgagtttttaatctgctttttaactgggaaagtgtgtctgagccccgaacactatcaggaagactattccaaagtttgagagctaaataagaaaacactctACCATCTTTaatagacttagatattctgggaactgccagaagtcctgagttttgtgatctcagagagcgtgaaggattgtaacgtgttagaacgCTAGTTACtgtagatacatgggagctaaaccattaagagccttgtacgtaagtagcagcagtttgtaatcaattctaaacttaacaggtagccagtgtaaagATGATAAATTTGGGGTTATATGagcatattttcttgtcctagtgagaactctggcagctgcattttggactaactgtataGTTACTCTATAAAACTCTATTTATTagagatgcaggacaaccacctagtaatgcattacaatagacCAGTCTAGaagtcatgaatgcatgaactagcttctcagcatcagatacagacaggatgtttctcagcttggcaatatttctaaggtggaagaaggcagTTTTTGTAGTATTGGCGATTGCTGTCttatataacacccaggtctttcactgttgagctattagtaacagtacatccctctaaatggaagtttttaaatggaaattgtgagagtttctgtgcactggtttttggacctataagtagtatttctgtcttgtcagagtttaacaacagaaagttgcagctcatccagtcttttatctttctaaggcattgagttaatttggacactttggctatttcatctggttttgatgagatatataactgtgtatcgtcagcataacagtggaaactaatcccatgtcttgtAATgttgttccctaatggaagcatgtatatcgagaaaagcagaggtcctagagcTGATCCTAGAACCGTCAAATTTCGAGATAGCTAACGAGGATTTATTGCATTTGTTAAACTAAACCTTATATGATGTAATTTATCACACAGCATCATATTTGTGTGTACAAGGCTTGTGCAGTATAACACTTCACTATAGTCCCTTCAcaatattattttgcatatataCATTCGGTGAAATGTGTTGGTGAATATGTTACCAGATCTGCCATCCAGCATGCATGTTACACAGGAGCTTTGCTAAAACCTTGGAGTGTTCTTACATGATTAatcaaaaattaatcaaaatgcAGCAAAGTAACAGTTTTTCTTCCCAATAAAATTAGAGCTATGAATTTGGAATGAACTGAACAGGTGTTTTAAACTCCTGCGTTCTCATCTCTCACCTGGCACAGAGATGCTCATAGACTGATCCAACGTTCAATATACACTAGAGggaaatttaaatattacaacagCTCAGAGAGTTCAAATACAGTACAAGTGTCATGTGGTAGTGCAGTGGAGTTCAAACATTGTAGATATAAGAAGCAGACTAGAGGGAAATTAAAGTGACAGTGCAATGCAAACATTGCCAACAGCGAAAATGTCTGCCATGCGTAGGTTATGCAACTGATTTTAAAAGGATTAGCTGATGATTGTATGCCCTCTTGTATGAAAATCGTGATAAAGGAAAAAATCAATATTGCACAAACCTAGTTGGATTTTCaatcaaattaatttatttttattattattaatttttttaacatttctgaCCAAGtcctctttttctgtttctaatgTCTAGCGGATACATAGACATGAACTTTTTACACCACCTGTGATTGGTGTGGCTGCAGATGAAAGGAGAAATAAATTCCAGGTAAAGTAACATCATTGACTGTTTCATATTTGGTAACCTTCACTACAATGAGTTTTCTATTCATATTATGCACTTTTTATTCACTACAATATAAATGGTTTCCTAGTTAAAGACTGTGGAGGCTCTTTTAGGAAGCACTACAAAACTGGGTGAAGTTATTGTCCTGGGTATGATCACACAGCTTAAAGAGGTATGTGTTCTCCTTTATATGATGGTGTCTCTAGAAACAAAAATTGCATGATTTCAAATCTTTAGATCTAAAATACTTAGTAGATTATAGTATGAATAATCATATTGTATACAGCAGAGATtaattctgttctttctttcaggGCAAGTTTTTTCTTGAAGATCTAACTGGCTCAGTGCAGTTGGACCTTTCCATGGCAATATCCTTTTACTGCTATTCATGGTTTAGGTCATTAAACTTAATTGGTGTAGCAGTAGTCATAGTGACAGTACTGACCAATTCCATGAAAATATCTGTGTATAGGTTTTACCTATATGATCTGCAAAGTTTTGAAGGAGGAAGGCCATCATTACTGAGCATCTTCTGATAAACATTGATGTTTTCTATGTGATTGGGTATTTCAGAGCTAGCCACCTCCTTGCTTACATGACTAGCTGGTTGACCAGCACCGACATGCTCTCCTTGTCCAAAACTATCTTAAAGTTGTCTTAGCTGCCTCAGCTGTGATCCTGActcctttcttcctcttctcacCTTTGATGCCACAGGTTTGATGAACGTAACCTTTGCCACCAGCATTGTTTGGAACAGTCAAAGTCACATACTGTTCCTCAAATGAAATTGTCAGTTTCAGGCGATAATTCTTTATCGACTTAAAGACCAGCACTGTTTCAGAtagtagatttaaaaaaatagtacTGATGAAACACATGAGTTGAATCAGGCTCACTCAAATGAAGATGCCTTGCAAATACTAAAAGCAATTGACCAGTTTTGACATTAACTGCAAATACATTTAAGGGGGATCTGGTATCTCAGGGGTTAATGTGTTTGACTACagattgaaaggttgtgagtttgaacctTAGCTCCACCAATCTGTCACCACTGGGCctctgagaaaggcccttatcgctctggataataccataaatgtgtctgcaaaataaaataaatgtaaatatgtaaacgTAACTGGAACCGAAAACTTCTTAATGTTGTTCATCACCAGTTCCACAGTGGGCTGTACACCGAGTCTTGCTTTGTCTTGGCTGAAGGTAACAACTGTCttgtaaacacagacacagtcaaCAAACTGTGATTGAGCCATATTTAGCTAGATCTAGAGTTATACTATAAAACTATTTAGTTTAAAGTTCTCAAGTTTACATGTATCTAAACAATAAGGAAATGTTTGAATGTTAAGGGAATGTTTACTCTTTAAGTCATGTTATGGTTTCTACAGGGTGGTATGAAGACTCAGTCTTCCATGTCAGTGCCTTTGGGTTTCCACCAATTGAGCCTTCCTCCACTACGAGGTGAACAAACAACCATCAGCATATTGTCTTGTACATGCAAACTAGGGCTGCAGTAATTGGTTAGAATAATCCGAAATGTAAGTGGGCAAATAATTGTTTAGGAGAGtattaaaaaagcaaaaccTAATCATTGATAGTTATTGTACATGccaaaaaagaaattatacaTTTAAGCAAGTTAATATACTTTGtcaatgtattaaataaaatataaataatttaaataaaaattatttgttttttcttttctgatccAAACACTTATACTAACAAAGACTCTATTCCTTAGATAATAGAAACCTTTCTATTTCAGGGCATATTATGGTAATATGAATTTCTTCGGGGGTCCATCTACAATTGCCGTGAAAGCCTCCACCAAGCTGAAGCAGCTTGAAGAGGAAAATGTGGATGCcatgtttgttattatttctgACTTGTGGCTAGACAGTGTGGAGGTCCTGGAGAAAATACAGACCATGTTTTCAGGTTTAATGcatttttgtaatgtttctaaaactttttttctgAAAGCGTTTTGTAAATTAATGTTTCTAGATCAGAAGAATctgttgttttcatttaatattaacataaagATCTTTTGAGCCTGTTATAGGCTATTCAGCAATGCCTCCCACGTGCTTCATTTTCTGTGGGAACTTCTCCTCTGCCCCATATGGCAAAAGTCAGATCAAGTCCCTTAAAGGTGAGACGTTTTGAGGCATAGGAACTCACCTTTTCTCACTCCGTTCACTagatttacttatttatatttgcttGATGTCATTAATGTAGACTTTTTGTTTCAGAGTCTTTAAAAGCACTGGCTGATTTAATTTGTGAGCATCCCAACATTCACCACAGGTAAGATACACTTTGGTCACTCATCACCTGCCATCTACAGTACCTTCTGagtcatttttttgttattactcTGTTAGATTTTATGTGCAAGAGGAAATGCACTGAACTGTGGAATAGAGGCAATTAGGAGactttactctactctactctaaaGACTCTACACTAAAGACTTACCTACCAGATTTACTATCCTCATTAAAGTATTTACTAGaaaagataaatacaaaatgtCTTCTTAAATAAACAAGCATTACTATCTGCTTTTACTGAATTCTGTGGAGCACAAAGCAATACAGAAATCATATTTCACATTCAAAATTGATACTAATACCATTCCCTataacaacacatttttattctggTGTTTTCTTCCATTATCCATGCAATTATTTTCTTCAAATGTGCCAAATTACATTGAGAATATTGGTGGACAGCAGTTTTCAGCTTATGCCacaaatttttaaatgggttaaaGTCTGAACTTTGGCCATTCGAAAACACAAACCTATATTTAATGCCAATTGTTTCCTTTTTGCCCTGTTACCTTTGTTCACTGTCCTGCTGGAAcatattttgttttgcactaaATTACCGTCTGACAAcatatttggctccatccatgtTGCCTTTGTTCGCAACAGGCTTTCCAGTTCCTCAAGCAAACCAAAGCATTATGCTACAAACATTAGCATTGATCACAGTCATGAGCCAAACATTATGCtttaaatttaatgtttgtTCAGGTTCTCTGATTTCAACCATTGAACTCTTTAACCTCTTCACTGTTTTGGTTGGACACTTCACTAACATTTACCCTACTTACCTGAGTATTCAGTATTTTGGTATTGTCTTGGTTGTGGCACgttttactgtatatgcacaGTATCATTATTACTTTACCAGTGTGGCACCCAAATGGTCCCCTGGGGTGAAAAATGAGTATTTTTATGTCTGTGTAATCCATTATCCTCCACTTTGACACTTATGTGCTTATTCTTTAGAAAGCTTTTAGAAACTATATAATTGGGCACATTGTATGTGATGCTTGTTTTTCTGACACTACAGCAGTCGCTTTGTGTTTGTTCCTGGCCCTGAGGACCCTGGACCCAGCACCATTTTGCCCAGGCAAGTGTTTTCACGTTGTTATTAGAAATTCCGTAGGCAACCTCAAGTGtagctccaaaaaaaaaataaaaaaaaaattaatgagctcggtgtgtttgtgtcctgtATTTTCATTTCAAGGCCTCCCTTAGCTGAACATATCACTGAAGAATTTAGACAGCAAATCCCTTTCTCTGTCTTCACCACAAACCCATGCAGGTATTTTTCATGTTAGGATAGAATGTTTATCATTATGTTCAGGAATGCTAAGTGCTAGGTTCTTTTCCTATTCCAGGATACAGTACTGCAGTCAAGAGATAGTGGTAATCCGAGAAGACCTGGTCAACAAGATGTGTAGGAACTGCTTGCGACTCCCCAGCCAGAACCTCGACATCCCAAACCATGTGAGTCTGTTCTGCTATGTATGTCAGAATCTATATCAACAAAACTTTTACTTCCCCTAGATAAAATGAAATTCATCATAGCACAAaagcaactaaaaaaaaaataaaaataaattgtgattGTTGAATTTCAGTTGTGTGGAGGAATACGTCATAATCCTATTTTTGGAAGGAAgcatactttatatattttacaaaatgaaatcatttacTTTTTCAGTTAACCTTTTGTTAGCTAGTATCATTTACGAAAATAAATCAGCCAGGCGAATATACTTCATGACTAATCTACTGACAACTTTAATCTATGTGcttatattacatgtaattacatATATTCGTTTATTGCTGTATATTaaatttttacagtattttaaagcatttttacaAGAACAAAACAGAATGAATCAGTACATATATTCTATTCAGATCTGTACTCTTATTGCCCAATTTTCCTGCAGTTTGTGAAGACTATCTTGTCTCAGGGACACCTGACTCCACTTCCTCTGTTTGTCAGTCCAGTGTACTGGGCATATGACTATGCCTTACGTGTCTATCCTGTTCCTGATGTTGTTATCTTTGCTGATAAATATGATCCCTTCAATATCTCCAACTCAGATTGCCTCTGCATCAACCCGGTATTGTCTTTAtgattttcagaattttttaaaatctaatgtaATGTTGTAGCAAGAATTATTCTTAATCATTTCTTAATCATGAATAAAAGTTaagataatgatgataaatattTACCATCCTCCATTTTTGCAGGGCTCTTTTCCAAAAAGTGAATTTTCATTCAAGGTGTATTATCCATCAAACAGAACAGTGGAGGACAGGTATTTAACTTTAATTATTCTTTAATAATACTTatcattattacaattattaaattCTTTGGAACACAAGgcttaatatatattttttcatatttctttttcttatgcAGCAAATTGCAAGGAATTTGAAACTGAACCACATGGTGATTGCTGCCTGTAAGACTGTTTTATAtagaatgtaaaataaacataatgtttTGTTATAGTATATTTGCTTTAAGTGTAACTAGAAAACTAAtacatgtacatttttaaaatatctcCCATCTCATTTTTTGATATCTCATATCAAAAAATTAAAAGCTTGAAAGCTTAGTAGATATTGTGTGGTCTGGTTTGAAGCAGAAAGTAACTGGCCAGTGTGAATAGATGTaacatacaattaaataaaacatgttagcATTCACTGTTAAACCACTGTTATTACAACATAAttgcaaattattttattatgccACAAAGTATGCAATAAAATTCACATGCAAACCACTTGGTTGAATAAATGTATTGTCTGTtgttaagagtgtgtgtatgactttCTATAGTGCTGTAATCgatcatttaataataaaaatacaatttctaTTTTCATGAACCTATTACAAAGTATTTATAAAAGTCTGAGcgaacttttatttaaaaataacatgtataacttattgtatttattccaaattttttgtaatgaaacattttacactACAATGGCACCTGTCAATGGTTGTGTATACGAAGGCAAGACAAAGTATGTTTCATCCGTCTACAAAACCTTTTTGCCATTAGTGTTGTCAAGTGTTAAGGTGGTCATTGACAAACATGAGGCATGCAGAAATGTCATTGACACCATGCATGATTAATGAGTTCTGTATAGACTCATGAACAGAGATTTTAACCAGTTCCACTGATTTATCTGTCACACTAAGATGAATAGCTAAAGCTCATTTCTTGTGAGGCTATTCCTGTGAATAGCAAACTCAAAATGTTTAAGTGCTTTTAGATTAGCTTTTaggttattttaatttataaaagcACTTAAACATTttgagttaaaacacacaccttaaaacATGTTTATCAATTAGATGCTATGTTTGCTAATTCCTAATTAGCATTTGATGAAGTCATTTCCCTAAGGTTTGCAACCTATAGTATGGATATTtgaataatatattcattatcTACCAGAAGAATTAAAAATTGTCGATTTCTATAAAATGGATAACAgatacattcattcataaatgCAGGTAATTCCAAAATGTTTACATACTTGTTCCTGAACTGTATGAGGCAGCAAGTGAAAGTTGAAAACAGCAGTAATGTAAGAATCTGAGTGACTAAGGGCCAAACTATGATGGCTAGATGACTGGGTTAGATCAGattattttaaagaagaaattagtaaaaaaaaataagggggggggggggtgtattcttattcttatatatATCCAGCCCAGGATGACTGCCCTACATCCTCTTCCTCTGCATTGCTTgcttgctggtgtgtttggtgtcacTGTGTTGTTGAAACACCCATTTCAAGGGCATTTCCTCTTCGGCATAAAACATGACATCTTTAAGTATTTTGATGTCCTCAAACTGAACAACAATCCCTGGTATACAATAAATAGGTCCAACACCACAGTATGAGAAACATCCTTATATTATGATGCTTACGTCAACATGCTTCACAGTGTAGTGCAGCTTGAATTTGGTGTTTGGAGTCATCTAACAAACTGTGGCCCCtagacccaaaaaaaaaactattttacttTCAGAATTCAAAAAAAGTTGGGCCATATCTCTTTAGGCCAATCAGTGTGTTCTTTGGCAAATTGTTACCTCTTCAGcacggtttttttttttttcaacaatggGAGTTTGCGGGGGCTTCTTGCTGATAGCGTAGCTTAGTATACGAAGACACAAACACCCTTCTTTATAAGTTCTAATGTCTATTATGTTTTTCTATTTCTGACTAGTGGACAGCAGAGCATACCTTTTGTGGAAGATAATAGGCCCAGAGAGTCGTTGACCTTGATGATTTTTAGATACGATCCTTTGTGAAATAGATCTTGAGTTTCAGCTATTTGTCATTTGCAGGGATTCCCTTATCATACCACCATAGAGGACTGTTTCACTGGCATACAGGTAAGGGATTATTCCTTGTGGCATCACAAAACTTTTGTTAATCCAGTGATTAATTGTGTTCACTTTAAAAATTGTTCTCTTCAGGTTGAATCTGGGAGGGATACAGAATTTATTTCCTGTAACCGAGTGGAGCCCGACATCATCGTGCCAGGTTTTTATTATGTGGTAAGTTTATTGCACTTTCATAAAATGTGTATTGTTGTTAGCAACTTTTTGAATTTGTCTGTAGTGtcaatattttcttatttaacaGCAAACCATTAAACAGGTGACCTGCACATAACTTTGTGGGTAAAGATGGGCAAATGGACACCTCCACTTGGGAGAAGGAAGTGGTTCGCATTCCATATGTGGTAATTCCATGCTTCACATCTGATGTGTATCTACATTTGGTGCTATTCACCTGAATGGGAGGCTGTAAAATCTACTGTGCAAGTTTTAACGATTCATGATTTGCCTTGCAGGAGAGTGAGGAGAGCCTTAACCCAGAGGAGATGGAGGTGCCCTTTATTTGGTATGAAACTCTTCACTGTTTAATGGTGTAACGTTGTATTGTGcgtttacatgtcctgtttcttAGCTGCCTTTGAGGCGCTGATTCTCTGAAGGACGCCTTCTAATCGACCGAAGCAGAGATCTCCTCCTGTGTAAGCTAACAAATGACTGTATGAAATGAcagatgtttaaatataaatgattttgaTAATATAGAAAACAGGACTCTTCTCTGCAGGTCCCCCACTACAACttcctggatgttttttttgaGCTGCTTCTGTTTCGCCATTTCAGAAGTGGCTCAACACTTGAGACAGTAAGTGACTGATCAGGAGATTTATAAGCGATGTTGAATGTAAATTCATAAGATGAAACCTTTAACCCTTATAGGACATGGC is part of the Tachysurus fulvidraco isolate hzauxx_2018 chromosome 12, HZAU_PFXX_2.0, whole genome shotgun sequence genome and encodes:
- the pole2 gene encoding DNA polymerase epsilon subunit 2 → MDARRLKTKVTAAFKMRGLMLRPEASRYLVEVLEAVSEVDLEDVIERILDGVEKQPLSSSMIELSVAETAVQDCSQSCDETIDNVFNIIGAFDVPRFIYSTERKKFVPINMTSHSIPSVCSQARDKAELFRERYTILHQRIHRHELFTPPVIGVAADERRNKFQLKTVEALLGSTTKLGEVIVLGMITQLKEGKFFLEDLTGSVQLDLSMAQFHSGLYTESCFVLAEGWYEDSVFHVSAFGFPPIEPSSTTRAYYGNMNFFGGPSTIAVKASTKLKQLEEENVDAMFVIISDLWLDSVEVLEKIQTMFSGYSAMPPTCFIFCGNFSSAPYGKSQIKSLKESLKALADLICEHPNIHHSSRFVFVPGPEDPGPSTILPRPPLAEHITEEFRQQIPFSVFTTNPCRIQYCSQEIVVIREDLVNKMCRNCLRLPSQNLDIPNHFVKTILSQGHLTPLPLFVSPVYWAYDYALRVYPVPDVVIFADKYDPFNISNSDCLCINPGSFPKSEFSFKVYYPSNRTVEDSKLQGI